A single region of the Saprospiraceae bacterium genome encodes:
- the pseB gene encoding UDP-N-acetylglucosamine 4,6-dehydratase (inverting) yields the protein MLNLNAKSILVTGGTGSFGKKFIETVLHRFPKVKKVVVYSRDELKQYEMSQTFSTVKYPAMRYFIGDVRDQERLVQACEGIDIVIHAAALKQVPAAEYNPTECIKTNVNGSQHIIKAAISNNVQCVVALSTDKAAAPVNLYGATKLCSDKLFVAANNMRGDRDVRFSVVRYGNVAGSRGSVIPFFLQQRNKGYLPITHKEMTRFNISLEGGVALVLFAIENAIGGEIFVPKLPSYLIGDVATAIAPDCEQRMVGIRPGEKLHEEMITQADSFNTIELDNHYVICPTNLNFQGLDKNNYLSNYAAFNAKPVPVGFSYNSGDNADWMTVEDIREVIKTHVDPHFEPNQLVEAV from the coding sequence ATGCTAAACTTAAATGCTAAATCTATTCTTGTTACCGGCGGTACAGGTTCCTTTGGAAAAAAATTCATTGAAACGGTTCTCCATCGTTTCCCCAAAGTAAAGAAGGTTGTTGTCTATTCCAGAGATGAACTCAAGCAGTATGAAATGTCCCAAACTTTTTCAACTGTCAAGTATCCTGCCATGCGTTATTTTATAGGAGATGTAAGGGACCAGGAGCGTTTGGTTCAGGCTTGCGAAGGTATTGATATTGTTATCCATGCGGCAGCCCTCAAGCAAGTACCTGCAGCTGAGTATAATCCGACCGAATGTATCAAAACGAATGTAAATGGATCACAACACATCATCAAGGCAGCCATAAGTAATAATGTTCAGTGCGTTGTTGCACTTTCGACCGACAAAGCGGCAGCCCCCGTCAATTTATATGGGGCAACTAAGCTGTGTTCGGATAAACTTTTTGTGGCTGCTAACAATATGCGTGGGGATCGCGATGTGCGTTTTTCGGTGGTGCGGTATGGCAATGTGGCGGGTTCAAGAGGGTCTGTTATTCCTTTCTTCTTGCAACAGCGAAACAAGGGATATTTGCCCATCACCCATAAGGAAATGACTCGTTTTAATATTTCTTTGGAGGGTGGAGTCGCCTTGGTACTTTTTGCGATTGAAAATGCCATTGGTGGAGAAATTTTTGTTCCCAAATTGCCTTCTTATCTCATTGGAGATGTAGCAACAGCTATTGCACCTGATTGCGAACAGCGGATGGTTGGTATTCGCCCCGGGGAAAAATTGCATGAAGAGATGATTACGCAGGCTGATTCTTTTAATACCATCGAATTAGATAACCATTATGTGATCTGTCCTACCAATTTAAACTTCCAGGGGTTAGACAAAAACAATTACCTCAGCAATTACGCAGCATTTAATGCCAAGCCTGTTCCCGTCGGATTCAGCTATAATTCAGGCGATAATGCAGACTGGATGACGGTTGAAGACATCCGCGAGGTGATAAAAACGCATGTTGATCCCCATTTTGAGCCTAATCAATTAGTCGAAGCAGTATAG
- the pseC gene encoding UDP-4-amino-4,6-dideoxy-N-acetyl-beta-L-altrosamine transaminase has translation MQNIPYGRQHITQADIDAVVKTLQSDWLTQGPAVEAFEAAFAEYIGAKYAVAVTNGTAALHLCTMALEVEPGNKVITTPITFAASANCVRYCGGQVVFADIDPDTALLDINKVRILLESHPKGTFSGIIPVDFAGYAVDLEAFRALADEYGLWIIEDACHAPGGFFTDSNGHKQQCGNGEFADLSIFSFHPVKHIACGEGGMITTNRKDLYEKLLVLRTHGITKDPGKLTENHGLWYYEMQELGYNYRLSDINCALGLSQLSRAADGLQKRRALAQAYDLAFEQSAVKPLLPPVDGGHAYHLYIIQTDERKELYDLLRSHGIYCQVHYIPVHLQPYYQQLGWRKGDLPIAEAYYERCLSLPMFPELTAIQQQQIIELTKTSVLCEL, from the coding sequence ATGCAAAATATCCCCTATGGTAGACAGCACATTACCCAAGCAGATATCGATGCGGTGGTAAAAACCCTTCAATCGGATTGGTTGACCCAGGGGCCAGCTGTAGAAGCCTTTGAAGCGGCCTTCGCCGAATACATTGGTGCAAAATACGCTGTGGCAGTAACCAATGGGACTGCTGCACTGCACCTTTGCACCATGGCATTGGAGGTCGAACCCGGCAATAAAGTCATTACGACCCCTATTACTTTTGCCGCATCAGCCAATTGTGTGCGCTATTGTGGCGGTCAAGTCGTTTTTGCGGATATTGACCCTGATACAGCTTTATTAGACATCAACAAGGTCAGGATACTACTGGAGAGTCACCCCAAGGGCACCTTTAGTGGTATCATTCCAGTGGACTTTGCGGGTTATGCTGTGGATCTTGAGGCGTTCCGTGCATTGGCCGACGAATATGGGCTATGGATCATAGAAGATGCCTGTCATGCCCCCGGCGGTTTTTTTACCGACAGCAATGGACATAAGCAACAATGTGGAAATGGGGAATTTGCGGATTTATCCATTTTTTCTTTCCACCCAGTCAAACATATCGCTTGTGGCGAGGGCGGGATGATAACCACTAACCGCAAAGACTTGTACGAAAAACTATTGGTGCTACGGACCCATGGGATTACCAAAGACCCCGGAAAACTAACAGAAAACCACGGCCTTTGGTATTATGAAATGCAGGAGTTAGGCTATAACTATAGGTTATCAGACATCAATTGCGCCTTAGGGTTGTCTCAGTTATCTCGTGCAGCAGATGGCTTGCAGAAGCGTCGAGCTTTGGCCCAAGCCTATGATCTGGCTTTTGAGCAAAGTGCGGTAAAACCCTTGCTGCCGCCTGTAGATGGGGGACATGCTTATCATTTATATATCATCCAAACGGATGAGCGAAAGGAGCTATATGATTTGCTTCGTTCCCACGGCATTTATTGTCAGGTACACTATATTCCCGTCCATCTGCAGCCCTATTATCAGCAATTGGGGTGGCGAAAAGGCGATTTGCCAATTGCCGAAGCCTATTATGAACGCTGTTTGAGTTTACCGATGTTTCCGGAACTCACGGCCATACAGCAACAACAAATTATTGAACTAACTAAGACCAGTGTGTTATGCGAACTTTAG
- the pseF gene encoding pseudaminic acid cytidylyltransferase, whose product MRTLAIIPARGGSKRIPHKNIRNFLGKPIIAYSIDTALESDLFDEVMVSTDDAVVADVATKFGANIPFLRSKKTASDNATTVDVLLEVLTKYQEQGINFQYACCIYPTAPFISNYRLEVALLKMKRENLDSVIPVTPFSYPVQRSFTMIDDKLEMMMPEHMNTRSQDLDTAYHDCGQFYWFDVERLMASKSLMTQNTGAIILPELEVQDIDQESDWKLAELKYQLIHQLHDNESISKGRRA is encoded by the coding sequence ATGCGAACTTTAGCCATTATACCAGCCCGAGGCGGTAGTAAACGAATTCCACATAAGAATATTCGAAATTTTTTAGGGAAACCTATTATTGCGTATTCTATTGATACCGCTTTGGAGTCTGACCTTTTTGATGAGGTAATGGTTTCTACTGATGACGCCGTTGTCGCAGATGTAGCTACCAAGTTTGGCGCTAATATTCCTTTTCTGAGAAGTAAAAAGACCGCTTCTGACAATGCTACGACGGTAGATGTGTTGCTGGAAGTTCTCACTAAATACCAAGAGCAGGGTATCAATTTTCAGTATGCCTGCTGCATTTATCCTACGGCACCTTTCATTTCCAACTATCGTTTGGAGGTGGCGCTGTTAAAAATGAAGCGTGAAAACTTGGATAGTGTTATTCCAGTCACACCATTCAGCTATCCTGTTCAAAGGTCTTTCACGATGATAGATGATAAACTAGAAATGATGATGCCCGAACACATGAATACACGTTCACAGGACCTAGATACGGCCTATCATGATTGCGGGCAATTCTATTGGTTTGATGTAGAACGCTTGATGGCGTCTAAAAGCTTGATGACTCAAAACACCGGTGCGATTATTTTGCCCGAATTAGAGGTCCAGGATATCGACCAGGAAAGCGATTGGAAGCTGGCAGAATTAAAGTATCAACTTATTCATCAACTACATGACAACGAAAGTATTTCTAAGGGCCGACGGGCATAA
- the pseG gene encoding UDP-2,4-diacetamido-2,4,6-trideoxy-beta-L-altropyranose hydrolase: protein MTTKVFLRADGHNKIGLGHIVRSLALAKMLQQDFDCYFLVQEPGEAIVRMVNEAGCTLIGLKANTDLEQEAHLITDRYLTGQEIVVLDGYHFTTTYQEILRKSACKLVCIDDIHQTHFVADVLINHTSGIKTSAYSAATHTQFHLGLAYALLRQPFLKAARQKKRNPPTSETVAFICMGGADPINATLRALQSCEKKASIQSCKVVIGSAYMHLASLEAFKQQSRLQINLYGNLSADKMVELMSTCDLAICPPSTVSLEYLCVGHKLYLFQTADNQSHLYQYLIHQGLALGWEDFVGDKRELQPFTAIDASELDGYSDKRLLKIFRQLDYDLHCRFRQARPDDMLQYWTWANDPETRMQSFQKDPIKLEDHRQWYQQQLDNPKIMLYILEYKNQPIGQVRFSVNGFALLNYSIAPAFRGRSLGTHMLRGAIQRLQTDLQEPINVIGYVKKENEASNRALTRLGFQRVAHEKEEQSFKYLLIAG from the coding sequence ATGACAACGAAAGTATTTCTAAGGGCCGACGGGCATAACAAAATAGGCCTAGGGCATATTGTTCGTTCCTTGGCACTGGCAAAAATGTTGCAGCAGGACTTTGACTGCTATTTTTTAGTGCAGGAGCCAGGTGAAGCGATCGTTCGGATGGTGAATGAGGCAGGATGCACCCTTATCGGGCTAAAAGCCAATACAGACCTTGAACAAGAGGCGCACCTTATCACGGATCGCTATTTGACAGGACAGGAAATTGTGGTACTGGATGGATATCATTTTACCACTACATATCAGGAGATTTTACGAAAATCAGCTTGTAAACTGGTGTGTATTGATGATATTCACCAAACCCATTTTGTCGCTGATGTGCTTATCAACCATACGAGTGGCATCAAAACAAGCGCTTATAGCGCCGCTACACATACCCAGTTTCATCTTGGACTTGCATATGCTTTGTTGCGACAACCTTTTTTAAAAGCTGCGCGACAAAAAAAGCGAAACCCACCAACAAGTGAAACGGTTGCCTTTATTTGTATGGGAGGTGCCGATCCCATCAACGCAACCTTACGGGCTTTGCAAAGTTGTGAGAAGAAGGCAAGTATACAAAGCTGTAAAGTCGTTATAGGTAGTGCTTATATGCATTTGGCATCGCTGGAGGCTTTTAAGCAGCAAAGCAGGTTGCAGATAAATCTATATGGTAATTTGTCGGCAGATAAAATGGTGGAATTGATGTCGACTTGCGATTTGGCGATTTGCCCGCCCAGTACCGTTTCGCTTGAATACCTTTGCGTTGGGCATAAATTGTATCTGTTTCAAACGGCAGATAATCAATCCCACTTGTATCAATACTTGATTCATCAAGGCTTGGCCCTAGGGTGGGAAGATTTTGTTGGTGACAAGCGTGAACTGCAGCCATTCACCGCCATAGATGCAAGCGAATTAGATGGTTACAGCGATAAACGTTTATTAAAAATTTTCCGTCAACTCGATTATGATCTCCATTGCCGGTTTCGACAAGCCCGGCCTGATGATATGCTTCAGTATTGGACCTGGGCCAATGATCCAGAAACCCGGATGCAGTCCTTCCAGAAGGATCCTATAAAGCTGGAAGACCATCGCCAATGGTATCAACAACAACTAGATAATCCCAAAATAATGCTTTATATCCTGGAATACAAAAATCAACCCATTGGTCAGGTCCGTTTCTCGGTTAACGGCTTTGCACTTTTAAATTATTCCATTGCCCCTGCTTTTAGAGGCAGGAGTTTGGGGACACATATGTTGCGCGGTGCCATCCAAAGACTACAAACGGACCTTCAAGAACCTATCAATGTGATAGGATATGTAAAAAAGGAAAATGAAGCATCTAATCGGGCTTTGACTCGTCTAGGCTTCCAAAGAGTGGCTCATGAAAAAGAAGAACAGTCCTTTAAATATTTATTAATAGCAGGTTAA
- the pseI gene encoding pseudaminic acid synthase, whose product MKTIQIGDRCIGHSCKPFIIAEMSGNHNQSLERALDIVDAAAKAGADAIKLQTYTADTMTVKGAYTINDNCSLWNGRELYDLYQQAYTPWEWHQPIFDRAKRHGMLAFSSPFDASAVDFLEQLEVPIYKIASFENTDHPLLKKVAQTGKPVIMSTGVATLADIDESVRVLKENGCKDLVILKCTSTYPASPSNSNIQSIPHMAGLFEDVLVGLSDHTMGIGVPVAAVALGACVVEKHFTLCRADGGVDSAFSLEPAELEALVVETERAFLALGQVKYGVQKVENNSKKFKRSVYVVKDILPGELLSSENLRVIRPGDGLEPKYFETLLGKTAKQAISAGTPLSWELV is encoded by the coding sequence ATGAAAACGATTCAAATCGGAGACCGCTGTATTGGTCATTCGTGCAAACCATTCATTATTGCCGAGATGTCGGGCAATCATAACCAATCCTTGGAACGAGCCTTGGATATTGTAGACGCAGCAGCCAAGGCCGGAGCTGATGCCATAAAACTCCAAACTTACACTGCAGATACCATGACGGTAAAAGGAGCTTATACCATCAATGATAACTGCTCCTTGTGGAACGGCCGTGAGTTGTACGATCTTTATCAACAAGCCTATACGCCATGGGAATGGCATCAACCCATTTTTGACCGCGCCAAGCGCCATGGCATGCTGGCCTTTAGTTCTCCTTTTGATGCCTCTGCGGTAGATTTTTTGGAGCAGTTGGAGGTACCCATTTACAAAATTGCCTCATTTGAAAACACAGATCATCCTTTACTCAAAAAAGTAGCACAGACAGGTAAACCCGTCATCATGTCGACAGGGGTCGCCACCTTGGCAGATATTGATGAGTCGGTCAGGGTATTGAAAGAGAATGGATGTAAAGACCTGGTTATTCTCAAATGCACCAGTACTTATCCCGCTTCGCCTTCCAATTCCAACATTCAAAGCATTCCGCATATGGCTGGATTATTTGAAGACGTATTGGTGGGGTTATCAGATCATACTATGGGTATAGGTGTGCCTGTTGCAGCAGTGGCCTTAGGCGCCTGTGTTGTCGAAAAACACTTTACTCTTTGTCGGGCTGATGGTGGAGTCGATAGCGCTTTTTCGCTTGAGCCAGCAGAACTTGAAGCCTTAGTGGTAGAAACGGAGCGAGCTTTTTTAGCCCTGGGCCAAGTTAAATATGGTGTTCAGAAGGTAGAAAATAACAGCAAGAAATTTAAAAGATCGGTATATGTTGTCAAAGATATATTGCCAGGAGAATTACTGAGTAGTGAAAACCTGCGCGTGATTCGACCCGGAGATGGCTTGGAGCCAAAATATTTTGAGACCCTTTTGGGGAAAACAGCCAAACAAGCCATCAGTGCTGGGACGCCTTTGTCCTGGGAGTTAGTATGA
- a CDS encoding heme NO-binding domain-containing protein, which translates to MKGIVFTEFLEMVEEKYGYEIVDKIIDESQLPSGGSYTSIGTYSHAEMVHLITGLSRHTSEDVPSLLKAFALYFFDTLEKTYPHFLEAADNAFDFLESIDKYIHVEVRKLYPDAELPHFETRQLADNKLEMIYSSERSMADFAEGLMERAIGYYGESASIVRQNLTADGKKVQFIVTKQ; encoded by the coding sequence ATGAAAGGAATTGTATTTACGGAGTTCCTCGAAATGGTTGAAGAGAAGTATGGCTATGAAATTGTAGATAAAATTATTGATGAAAGTCAATTACCCTCTGGAGGGTCTTATACTTCGATAGGCACTTACTCCCATGCTGAAATGGTGCATTTGATTACGGGCTTGAGTAGACATACATCAGAAGATGTTCCTTCTTTATTAAAGGCATTTGCCTTGTACTTTTTTGATACCCTCGAAAAAACGTACCCGCACTTTCTAGAAGCAGCGGATAATGCTTTCGATTTTTTGGAGTCTATCGACAAATACATTCATGTCGAAGTAAGGAAGCTTTATCCTGATGCAGAATTGCCTCATTTTGAAACCAGACAGCTTGCCGACAACAAACTAGAAATGATTTACTCCTCAGAACGGTCTATGGCTGATTTTGCGGAGGGCTTAATGGAAAGAGCCATTGGCTATTATGGAGAATCTGCTAGTATTGTTCGGCAAAATCTGACTGCGGATGGGAAAAAAGTGCAATTCATAGTGACTAAACAATAG
- a CDS encoding response regulator: MAEMELLKRKIDRERNARKQAEAILEQKAIELFHANEQLRKLNESLEQKVEERTRGLEASELKYRMIMENMDLGLVELDLNKKIMRAYDKFCQMTGYKAEELEGQLIHEILLPEESLKILAVADEKRKKGESGVFELQLKRKNGNLLWVLVSRAPIYDLNNVLVGSLGIHFDMTTRKKLEEDLANAKAVAEKAQEAESQFLARMSHEIRTPLNAIIGMSHILFDTEPTKAQQEYLSILKSSADILLALINDILDFSKIQAGEIAVNPKEFDLSGLIRSLQKTFQHKLEEKPVEVKVDIDASLNNLLIGDDLLLNQVLLNLLGNAAKFTAEGEIGVKVKLLEKIEKKCLLEFTVYDTGIGVPADKLDLIFENFKQADGEVRHKFGGTGLGLAITKQLVELQGGTIRAQSTLGKGTAFVFTIAYEDTGVVASMTTKELPKLTDIKVANSRILVAEDNIMNRKYVATLFKKWDIPIHFAHNGREAVEKAQQERFDLILMDISMPEMDGYEATIAIRNTKNPNQHTPIVALTASALVTKKEKAFQIGMTDYMPKPFKPMHLLQKIQNYIKPEQTSLKEMEENTTFTFNDKLDVATLTVLYEDDLEYAADLFETFLDYTVKELEPLKALIEAEDWVNTKSLAHKLKPTFSMVGLPQLEAKMLEIELNALEQAHKKTMQGLYEEVVESLNAFIPIIAEDLVKMKKITFIDKPRGQS, translated from the coding sequence ATGGCCGAAATGGAGTTACTCAAAAGAAAAATAGATAGGGAGCGGAATGCTCGAAAGCAGGCAGAAGCCATTTTGGAACAAAAGGCCATAGAACTTTTTCATGCCAATGAACAGCTTCGAAAACTCAATGAAAGCTTGGAACAAAAGGTAGAAGAACGCACCAGAGGACTAGAGGCAAGTGAGTTGAAGTACCGCATGATCATGGAAAATATGGATTTAGGTTTGGTAGAGCTAGACTTAAATAAAAAGATCATGCGGGCCTATGATAAGTTTTGTCAAATGACAGGTTATAAGGCTGAAGAATTAGAGGGCCAACTAATTCATGAAATTCTTCTTCCGGAGGAATCTCTAAAGATTCTGGCAGTGGCTGATGAGAAACGAAAGAAAGGAGAGTCTGGTGTTTTTGAACTCCAACTCAAACGAAAAAATGGAAACCTATTGTGGGTCCTAGTAAGTAGAGCCCCTATATATGATTTAAACAATGTATTGGTTGGTTCATTGGGGATCCATTTTGATATGACTACCCGAAAAAAACTTGAAGAAGACCTTGCAAATGCCAAAGCAGTAGCCGAAAAAGCCCAAGAAGCGGAAAGCCAATTTCTGGCCCGAATGAGCCATGAAATCCGGACCCCTTTGAATGCCATCATTGGAATGTCTCATATTTTATTTGATACGGAGCCGACAAAGGCGCAGCAAGAGTATCTCTCTATTTTGAAAAGTTCGGCTGATATTCTTCTCGCGTTAATCAATGATATCCTTGATTTCTCCAAAATCCAGGCAGGAGAAATTGCCGTCAATCCGAAAGAATTTGATCTTTCTGGCCTTATCCGATCCTTGCAAAAAACCTTTCAGCACAAACTGGAAGAAAAACCAGTAGAGGTCAAGGTCGACATCGATGCCAGCCTCAATAACTTACTTATTGGAGATGACTTGTTGCTGAACCAGGTGTTGTTAAACCTCTTGGGGAATGCGGCCAAGTTTACGGCAGAAGGCGAAATAGGAGTCAAGGTAAAGTTGCTGGAAAAAATCGAAAAGAAATGTCTCCTAGAATTTACGGTCTACGATACGGGCATTGGTGTTCCGGCAGACAAATTGGATCTCATTTTTGAAAACTTCAAGCAAGCGGACGGAGAGGTTCGACACAAATTTGGCGGCACAGGTTTAGGCCTGGCTATTACCAAACAACTGGTAGAACTACAGGGAGGCACCATTCGTGCCCAAAGCACCTTGGGCAAAGGCACCGCTTTTGTTTTCACTATAGCATATGAAGACACTGGGGTAGTCGCTAGTATGACGACTAAAGAGTTGCCCAAACTGACCGATATTAAAGTTGCCAATTCTCGAATACTTGTGGCCGAAGACAATATAATGAATAGAAAATATGTAGCAACGCTATTTAAAAAATGGGACATTCCCATCCATTTTGCCCATAATGGCAGAGAAGCCGTAGAAAAAGCACAGCAAGAGCGCTTTGACCTTATCCTAATGGATATTTCCATGCCAGAAATGGATGGATACGAAGCGACTATTGCCATTAGAAACACCAAAAATCCGAATCAGCATACGCCCATAGTGGCCCTGACAGCCTCCGCATTAGTCACAAAAAAAGAAAAAGCTTTTCAAATCGGTATGACGGACTATATGCCCAAGCCCTTCAAACCGATGCATCTTTTGCAAAAAATCCAAAACTACATTAAACCCGAACAAACATCCCTTAAAGAAATGGAAGAAAACACAACATTTACTTTTAATGACAAACTAGATGTGGCCACCCTAACGGTACTGTATGAAGATGATTTGGAATATGCGGCTGATTTATTTGAGACCTTCTTGGATTATACAGTAAAGGAATTGGAACCATTGAAAGCCTTGATTGAAGCGGAAGACTGGGTGAATACCAAAAGTCTTGCCCATAAGCTCAAACCAACATTTTCTATGGTTGGGTTACCTCAATTGGAAGCCAAGATGCTGGAAATTGAACTTAATGCCTTAGAACAAGCCCATAAAAAAACAATGCAGGGCCTATATGAAGAGGTGGTAGAAAGCCTTAACGCGTTTATTCCCATCATAGCCGAGGATTTAGTAAAAATGAAAAAAATCACCTTCATTGACAAACCTCGTGGGCAATCATAA
- a CDS encoding LytTR family DNA-binding domain-containing protein: MALNCIIVDDDLMARKALEKLCEKSELLNTIGICKDAKEALNLLSKEIIDLIFLDIEMPEITGIEFLEHAVSLPQVIFTTSKTEYAFEAFNYQVTDYLKKPITYPRFQQAVEKAYAIHEKNNAYKANAQEVYVREDGRFVRIPFDHILYFENVGDYIRVKTVSGSHIIHGTLKSIAAKLENPQFLKVHRSFIVNLSKIKDIEENTLVIEKKVIPISRANKPVLMGKLNLL; this comes from the coding sequence ATGGCACTAAACTGTATTATCGTAGACGATGACCTGATGGCCAGGAAGGCACTAGAAAAGCTTTGCGAAAAATCAGAACTGCTCAATACTATTGGCATCTGTAAGGATGCAAAGGAGGCACTGAACCTATTATCGAAGGAAATCATAGACCTCATTTTCCTGGATATTGAAATGCCGGAAATAACAGGTATAGAGTTTCTGGAACACGCCGTATCGCTTCCCCAAGTCATTTTTACAACCTCCAAAACAGAATATGCTTTCGAGGCATTCAACTATCAAGTGACAGACTACCTGAAAAAACCCATAACCTATCCGCGGTTTCAACAGGCGGTAGAGAAAGCTTATGCTATCCACGAAAAAAACAATGCTTACAAGGCCAATGCCCAAGAAGTCTACGTACGAGAAGATGGGCGTTTTGTGAGAATTCCTTTCGACCACATTTTATATTTCGAAAATGTAGGTGATTATATCAGGGTCAAAACCGTTAGCGGAAGCCATATTATACACGGAACATTGAAAAGTATTGCGGCCAAACTCGAAAATCCACAATTCTTGAAGGTTCATCGGTCTTTTATTGTAAATCTTAGTAAGATAAAAGATATCGAAGAAAATACACTGGTCATTGAGAAGAAAGTCATTCCTATTAGTAGAGCCAATAAACCAGTCTTAATGGGGAAACTCAACCTACTATAA
- a CDS encoding sigma-54 dependent transcriptional regulator → MNSNSASIRIFIVEDDPIYQRMIKYLMELNPDHEVHLFSTGQACLQQLDLQPSIVSLDYSLPDMTGEEVLRKIRAFNQDISVIILSGQQDISTAVKLLKEGAFDYITKDNETKDRLLNAIGHIKNQKHLKEEVSLLREALEVKYEIGNAVIGNSNVMQPVFKLMEKAGQSNITVSLNGATGTGKEVIAKSIHFISTRRKGPFVPVNMGAIPKELVESELFGHEKGAFTGAMARKKGQFELANDGTLFLDEIAEMELSMQTKLLRALQEREIVRVGGEKAIPFDARIIIATHKDLGEEVRQGRFREDLYYRLLGLNIKLPLLWERENDILLLAQFFLDKFTEQNQMPLMTISKEAKSKLLAYSYPGNVRELKAIMELAAVMASSKVIQAEDIQFNSIKREAGFLTKELTLEGYKNLIITAFLEKYDDDVMLVAQKLDIGKSTIYRLLKEEKHKN, encoded by the coding sequence ATGAACTCAAATTCAGCAAGTATCAGGATTTTTATCGTTGAGGATGACCCTATCTACCAGCGGATGATTAAATACCTTATGGAACTAAATCCTGACCATGAGGTGCACCTTTTTTCTACAGGGCAGGCCTGTTTGCAGCAACTTGACTTGCAGCCAAGTATTGTTTCTTTGGACTATAGTTTGCCTGATATGACTGGGGAAGAAGTTCTTAGGAAGATTCGGGCTTTCAACCAAGACATTAGTGTCATCATTCTCTCTGGCCAGCAAGATATTTCCACTGCTGTCAAATTACTAAAAGAAGGTGCCTTTGACTATATCACAAAAGATAACGAAACGAAGGATCGTTTGCTCAATGCCATTGGGCACATCAAAAACCAGAAACACCTAAAAGAAGAAGTCAGTCTGCTTCGGGAGGCATTAGAGGTAAAATATGAAATTGGCAATGCTGTCATTGGCAACAGTAATGTTATGCAGCCAGTCTTCAAACTGATGGAAAAAGCGGGCCAAAGCAATATTACGGTTTCTCTTAATGGTGCGACTGGAACCGGAAAAGAAGTTATTGCCAAAAGCATCCATTTCATTTCTACCCGTCGGAAAGGTCCATTTGTTCCCGTAAATATGGGGGCTATCCCTAAAGAATTAGTTGAAAGTGAGTTATTTGGTCATGAAAAAGGGGCTTTTACAGGCGCTATGGCTCGCAAGAAAGGCCAATTCGAGTTAGCCAATGACGGAACACTGTTCTTAGATGAAATAGCCGAAATGGAGTTGAGTATGCAGACCAAACTCCTACGAGCACTGCAAGAAAGAGAAATCGTCAGGGTTGGTGGTGAAAAAGCCATTCCTTTTGATGCCCGAATCATTATCGCTACACACAAAGACTTAGGTGAGGAAGTTCGACAGGGCCGGTTTAGAGAAGATTTGTATTATCGTTTATTAGGACTCAATATAAAACTTCCGCTATTGTGGGAAAGAGAAAATGACATCCTTTTGCTCGCCCAATTCTTCTTGGACAAATTTACCGAACAAAATCAAATGCCATTAATGACCATTTCCAAAGAGGCAAAGAGCAAACTCCTCGCCTATAGTTATCCAGGCAATGTGAGAGAGCTTAAAGCGATCATGGAGTTGGCTGCCGTAATGGCTTCTTCCAAAGTCATCCAAGCAGAAGACATTCAATTCAACAGTATAAAACGAGAAGCTGGTTTTTTGACAAAAGAACTTACGTTGGAGGGGTATAAAAACCTGATCATAACGGCTTTTCTTGAAAAATATGATGACGATGTTATGCTGGTCGCTCAAAAGCTAGATATCGGAAAATCAACCATTTATAGGCTCTTAAAAGAGGAGAAACATAAAAATTAA